From Scleropages formosus chromosome 9, fSclFor1.1, whole genome shotgun sequence, one genomic window encodes:
- the angptl4 gene encoding angiopoietin-related protein 4 — protein sequence MKATLILCMALHTTVGIGYLLDRGATARKEKKVQYASWDDVNVIAHGLLQLGHGLKEHVDKTKSQIRDISTKIKLFNSTVAELGKQTQNLKTDGEALRAQAQLLEEQESQVLNISSELREKTEELQRERLQFHERIGKLEEKVDGILQGEGLEIHTNNYTDAGIIQWMLEAQNRRIDELVERIREQQEKVEKQNVRIRHLQSQMKQRKERSSLRRKEEEIAFNSTEEQGDSPSEVAPDCHQLFLRGEHTSGVYTIQPLNSQPFEVFCEMTSEGGWTVIQSRYDGSLDFDQLWQAYQSGFGSPYGEFWLGLEKMHALSAQGEYILLVELSDWRDEIESIQYHFSMGGQERNYSLHLKESSSGNLESALNTDSTGLPFSTRDKDNDQRADINCAKHLSGGWWFSNCGRSNLNGKYFTGPLPKQRHQRKQGAFWKTRRGRYFPLKTTVMKIVPAEIEYKS from the exons ATGAAGGCTACACTCATTCTGTGCATGGCACTCCACACCACTGTTGGGATAGGTTACCTTCTCGACAGGGGTGCCACAGcgaggaaggagaagaaggtgCAGTATGCCTCCTGGGATGATGTGAATGTGATTGCACATGGACTTCTGCAGCTGGGCCATGGCTTGAAAGAGCACGTGGACAAGACAAAAAGCCAGATCCGAGACATCTCCACCAAGATCAAGCTGTTCAACAGCACCGTGGCTGAGCTTGGCAAGCAGACTCAGAACCTGAAGACAGACGGAGAGGCGCTGAGGGCTCAGgcacagctgctggaggagcaggagagccAGGTCCTCAACATCTCCTCTGAGCTGCGAGAGAAGACTGAAGAGCTCCAGAGAGAACGGCTGCAGTTTCACGAGAGGATAGGCAAGCTGGAAGAGAAGGTGGACGGCATCCTGCAAGGAGAAGGCCTGGAGATCCACACCAACAACTACACCGATGCTGGCATCATACAG TGGATGCTGGAGGCGCAGAACCGGCGCATCGACGAGCTCGTGGAGCGGATCCgggagcagcaggagaaggtggagaagcAGAACGTGCGCATCAGGCACCTCCAGAGCCAG ATGAAGCAGAGGAAGGAGAGATCTTCCCTGAGACGCAAAGAGGAGGAGATCGCCTTCAACAGCACCGAGGAACAGGGAGATTCCCCCAGCG aGGTGGCACCGGACTGTCACCAGCTGTTCCTGAGAGGAGAGCACACCAGTGGAGTGTACACAATCCAGCCACTTAATTCACAGCCATTTGAAGTTTTCTGTGAGATGACTTCTG AAGGTGGATGGACAGTTATCCAAAGTCGCTACGATGGCTCACTGGACTTTGACCAACTGTGGCAGGCATACCAAAGCGGTTTCGGCAGCCCTTACG GTGAATTCTGGCTGGGGCTGGAGAAGATGCATGCCCTTTCTGCACAAGGAGAATATATTCTGCTGGTGGAGCTGTCTGACTGGAGGGACGAAATAGAATCTATTCAGTACCACTTCAGCATGGGCGGACAAGAGAGGAACTATTCCCTGCACCTGAAGGAAAGCTCTTCTGGGAACCTGGAAAGTGCCTTGAACACAGATAGCACCGGGCTGCCCTTCTCCACCCGAGACAAAGACAATGACCAGAGGGCAGACATCAACTGTGCCAAGCATCTCTCGG GTGGCTGGTGGTTTAGCAACTGTGGCCGCTCCAACCTGAATGGCAAGTACTTCACTGGCCCCCTCCCTAAACAAAGGCATCAGAGGAAGCAGGGGGCATTCTGGAAAACCCGACGGGGACGATATTTTCCCCTGAAGACCACTGTCATGAAGATAGTGCCAGCTGAGATTGAGTACAAATCATAG
- the dpp9 gene encoding dipeptidyl peptidase 9, with amino-acid sequence MHRVKKVKLEDETEGSWKSLATVRMTAVDEISDSTEVVDMEDAPKQFFVEKHSWEGLRDIIHSSRKYSGMIVNKAPHDFQFVQKRDESGPHSHRLYYLGMPYGSRENSLLYSEIPKKIRKEALLVLSWKQMLDHFQATPHHGVYSREEELLRERKRLGVFGITSYDYHAQSGLFLFQASNSLFYCRDGGHNGFIQASPMKPVEIKTQCSGTRMDPKISPGDPSFIAFINNNDLWVANIETGEEKRLTFCHQGLNNVKNDPKSAGVATFVIQEEFDRFTGYWWSPAAPEDSDGGRTLQLLYEEVDESEVEIIHVPSPALEERKADAYRYPRTGSKNPQITLKLAEIKQTILGRIVSTQDKELVLPFTTLFPGVEYIARAGWTRDGKYAWAVLLDRSQQRLQLVLLPPALFIPVVDDPARRQENMEAVPESVHPFIIYEEVTNIWINVHDIFYPFIQTKDDEITFLWVNESKTGFCHLYRITSFLQLGCYQWSRDYRHTKGDFRCPIKEEVPLTSGEWEVLARHGSKIWVNEATKLVYFQGTKDTPLEHHLYVVSYSAPGDIVRLTKSGFSHSCSVSPNFDMFISHYSSVSTPPCVHVYKLLGSDSDPLHKQPEFWASMMEASGCPSDYIPPEIFDFPGKSGFQLYGMVYKPHNLIPDRKHPTILFVYGGPQVQLVNNSFKGVKYLRLNTLASLGYAVVVIDGRGSCQRGLKFEGALKNKMGQVEIEDQVEGLQYVAEKYNFVDLSRVAIHGWSYGGFLSLMGLIHRPNIFKVAIAGAPVTVWMAYDTGYTERYMDVPENNQQGYEAGSVALHVDKLPNEPNRLLILHGFLDENVHFFHTNFLVSQLIRAGKPYQLQIYPNERHSIRCPESGEHYEIMLLYFLQQHL; translated from the exons ATGCATAGAGTAAAGAAGGTCAAACTTGAAGACGAAACCGAAGGTAGTTGGAAAAG TTTGGCAACTGTCAGAATGACCGCAGTGGATGAGATCTCGGACAGCACAGAAGTCGTGGACATGGAGGATGCTCCCAAACAGTTctttgtggagaagcactcatgGGAAGGCTTACGTGACATCATCCACAGCAGTCGGAAATACTCGGGAATGATTGTCAACAAAGCGCCGCACGACTTCCAGTTTGTGCAGAAACGGGATGAATCTGGTCCCCACTCTCATAGGCTCTACTACCTCG GAATGCCCTACGGAAGCAGGGAAAACTCACTACTCTACTCTGAAATTCCCAAGAAGATTAGAAAAGAGGCTCTCTTGGTGCTGTCTTGGAAACAGATGCTGGATCACTTTCAG GCAACACCCCATCATGGTGTTTACTCACGGGAGGAAGAGCTCCTTCGAGAAAGGAAGAGACTGGGAGTCTTTGGGATCACGTCGTATGACTACCACGCCCAGAGCGgcctcttcctcttccaggCCAGCAACAGCCTCTTTTATTGTCGGGATGGTGGACACAATGGCTTTATT CAGGCAAGTCCAATGAAGCCGGTGGAGATTAAGACTCAGTGCTCAGGAACTCGCATGGaccccaagatctctccagggGACCCAAGCTTCATTGCCTTCATCAACAACAATGACCTTTGGGTGGCCAACATTGAGACAGGGGAGGAGAAGAGGCTGACTTTCTGTCATCAAG GGTTAAACAATGTAAAGAATGACCCGAAGTCTGCAGGTGTTGCAACGTTTGTGATCCAGGAGGAGTTTGACCGGTTTACTGGCTACTGGTGGTCTCCTGCAGCCCCCGAAG ACTCGGATGGGGGGAGGACACTGCAGCTGTTATATGAGGAGGTAGACGagtcagaggtggagatcaTTCATGTGCCCTCTCCAGCTCTGGAAGAGCGCAAGGCTGACGCCTACCGATATCCCCGCACCG GAAGTAAAAACCCTCAAATCACCCTTAAACTAGCAGAGATAAAACAGACCATCTTGGGCAGG ATTGTGAGTACACAGGACAAAGAGCTTGTTCTGCCCTTCACCACATTATTTCCTGGGGTGGAGTACATTGCCAGGGCTGGCTGGACGAGAGATGGAAAATA TGCCTGGGCGGTGCTGCTGGACCGCAGTCAGCAGAGGCTGCAGTTGGTGCTACTTCCCCCAGCGCTCTTCATCCCTGTGGTGGATGACCCTGCCCGGAGGCAGGAGAACATGGAAGCGGTGCCCGAGAGTGTCCACCCCTTCATCATCTATGAGGAGGTCACTAACATCTGGATCAAT GTTCATGACATTTTCTACCCATTTATCCAAACAAAGGATGATGAGATTACCTTTCTCTGGGTGAATGAATCCAAAACAGGCTTCTGCCATCTATACAGAATCACATCATTCTTACAGCTGGGCTGCTACCAGTGGTCCAGGGACTACAGGCACACCAAGG GAGATTTCAGGTGTCCCATAAAAGAAGAGGTGCCTCTAACCAGTGGGGAGTGGGAGGTGCTGGCTAGGCATGGCTCCAAG ATATGGGTGAACGAAGCTACCAAGCTGGTGTACTTCCAGGGCACAAAAGACACCCCACTGGAGCACCACCTGTATGTGGTCAGCTACAGCGCTCCAGGCGACATTGTCAGGCTCACCAAGTCTGGCTTCTCTCACAGCTGCTCTGTCAGTCCG AATTTTGATATGTTCATTAGCCACTATAGCAGTGTGAGCACTCCTCCATGTGTCCATGTCTACAAACTGCTGGGCTCTGACAGCGACCCGCTGCACAAGCAGCCAGAATTCTGGGCTAGCATGATGGAGGCCTCAG GTTGTCCTTCAGATTACATCCCACCAGAGATATTTGATTTCCCGGGGAAGTCAGGTTTCCAGCTCTATGGGATGGTATACAAACCACACAACTTGATACCTGATAGGAAACATCCAACAATTCTCTTTGTGTATGGGGGACCTCAG GTGCAACTGGTGAACAACTCCTTCAAAGGAGTAAAATACCTGCGTCTCAATACACTGGCGTCTTTGGGCTATGCTGTAGTGGTCATTGATGGCAGGGGTTCATGTCAGAGAGGCCTGAAGTTTGAAGgagctctgaaaaacaaaatg GGTCAAGTGGAGATCGAGGACCAGGTAGAGGGCCTCCAGTATGTGgcagaaaagtacaattttgtGGATCTCAGTCGCGTGGCCATCCATGGCTGGTCCTACGGCGGCTTCCTTTCCCTAATGGGCCTCATTCACAGGCCCAACATCTTCAAG GTGGCGATTGCTGGTGCCCCAGTGACGGTGTGGATGGCCTACGACACTGGCTACACTGAGCGCTACATGGACGTGCCTGAGAATAATCAGCAGGGCTACGAGGCAGGCTCAGTGGCTCTGCACGTGGACAAGCTGCCCAACGA GCCCAATCGTTTGCTCATTTTACATGGATTTCTTGATGAAAATGTGCACTTTTTCCACACCAATTTCCTGGTGTCACAACTAATTCGTGCCGGGAAGCCGTACCAACTACAG ATCTACCCTAATGAGCGACATAGCATCCGCTGCCCAGAGTCAGGGGAGCATTATGAGATTATGCTGTTGTACTTTCTACAGCAGCACCTCTGA
- the rps15 gene encoding small ribosomal subunit protein uS19, whose amino-acid sequence MADAEQKKKRTFRKFTYRGVDLDQLLDMSYEQLMQLYSARQRRRLNRGLRRKQQSLLKRLRKAKKEAPPMEKPEVVKTHLRDMIILPEMVGSMVGVYNGKTFNQVEIKPEMIGHYLGEFSITYKPVKHGRPGIGATHSSRFIPLK is encoded by the exons ATG gcgGATGCTGAGCAGAAGAAGAAGCGCACCTTCAGGAAGTTCACCTACAGAGGTGTTGACCTGGACCAGCTGCTGGATATGTCCTA TGAGCAGCTGATGCAGCTCTACTCTGCCCGCCAGCGGCGAAGGTTGAATCGTGGACTTCGCCGCAAGCAGCAGTCCCTCCTGAAGCGTCTGCGCAAGGCTAAAAAAGAAGCTCCTCCCATGGAAAAACCTGAAGTGGTAAAGACCCACTTGCGAGACATGATTATCCTCCCTGAGATGGTGGGATCCATGGTTGGAGTGTACAATGGCAAGACCTTCAACCAGGTGGAAATTAAG cCTGAGATGATTGGCCACTACCTAGGGGAGTTTTCCATCACATACAAGCCTGTCAAGCATGGTCGACCTGGTATTGGTGCCACCCACTCCTCTCGCTTCATTCcactcaagtaa